From Heteronotia binoei isolate CCM8104 ecotype False Entrance Well chromosome 3, APGP_CSIRO_Hbin_v1, whole genome shotgun sequence, a single genomic window includes:
- the GJA3 gene encoding gap junction alpha-3 protein, translating to MGDWNFLGRLLENAQEHSTVIGKVWLTVLFIFRILVLGAAAEEVWGDEQSDFTCNTQQPGCENVCYDEAFPISHIRFWVLQIIFVSTPTLIYLGHVLHIVRMEEKKKEKEEEMRKVASSKEDCHPGGSEAKYGGGDHSSTSKTPSPWKEDKLPLCDEHGRIRMAGALLRTYVFNIIFKTLFEIAFIVGQYFLYGFELKPLYRCSRWPCPNTVDCFISRPTEKTVFIIFMLAVACLSLLLNMLEIYHLGWKKLRQGVSNRLHHEPPITTTITSVSEVEDSKPISTSALPSTAPPPPVPSVTVPETRAITPLVFQDREVPRYAEAISGSHPASASTSLASYSGGAPVSEERHIATRNTAVSTPIATTSSIPSPSSVVNSCFNSGSHELADEQNWANMAIEQQRKLPVSSSSSSTTQSSLQRSPLEQEEPSEHPPLLLPLSRAATTNSSSMSTSLSRGSSSKWDGDGEEEERSMSATCTLVEMHDPPLLIDTRRLSRASKTSSSRARSDDLTV from the coding sequence ATGGGTGACTGGAACTTTCTGGGGAGACTATTAGAGAATGCACAAGAGCACTCCACGGTTATTGGCAAAGTTTGGCTGACGGTACTATTTATCTTCAGGATCTTGGTGCTGGGGGCCGCTGCTGAGGAAGTCTGGGGAGATGAGCAATCGGACTTTACATGCAACACGCAGCAGCCTGGCTGTGAGAACGTCTGTTACGATGAAGCCTTTCCCATCTCCCACATACGCTTCTGGGTGCTGCAGATCATCTTTGTCTCCACCCCAACCCTCATCTATCTGGGCCATGTGCTCCACATCGTGCGCatggaagagaagaaaaaagagaaggaagaagagatgaGGAAAGTAGCAAGTAGCAAGGAGGACTGTCATCCAGGGGGGTCAGAAGCAAAATATGGTGGTGGCGACCACAGTAGCACTAGCAAAACTCCGTCTCCATGGAAAGAAGATAAACTACCACTCTGCGATGAGCATGGCAGGATTCGCATGGCAGGTGCCCTACTACGCACCTATGTTttcaacattatttttaaaacgCTGTTTGAAATAGCCTTCATTGTGGGCCAGTATTTCCTTTATGGCTTTGAGCTGAAGCCGCTGTACCGCTGCAGCCGCTGGCCCTGCCCGAACACTGTGGACTGCTTCATTTCACGGCCCACAGAGAAGACTGTTTTCATCATCTTCATGCTGGCAGTAGCttgtctctctctgctgctcaaCATGCTCGAGATATATCACTTGGGGTGGAAGAAACTAAGGCAGGGTGTGTCCAACAGACTCCACCATGAACcacccatcaccaccaccatcacatcAGTCTCAGAAGTGGAAGACTCTAAACCCATCTCCACGTCGGCTTTGCCAtcaacagcaccaccaccacctgttCCCTCAGTCACTGTTCCTGAGACTCGTGCTATCACTCCACTGGTTTTTCAGGACAGAGAGGTGCCACGTTATGCTGAAGCTATCTCTGGGTCTCACCCAGCCTCTGCTTCCACCTCCCTGGCTAGCTACTCAGGGGGGGCACCAGTTAGTGAGGAGAGGCATATAGCCACCAGGAACACTGCAGTCTCTACTCCTATAGCAACTACTTCTTCCATCCCTTCACCTTCATCAGTTGTTAACTCCTGTTTCAACAGTGGCAGCCATGAGCTGGCTGATGAGCAGAACTGGGCCAACATGGCCATCGAGCAGCAGAGGAAACTGCCAGTATCCAGTTCATCTTCCTCCACCACGCAGAGTAGCCTCCAGCGTTCACCTCTTGAGCAAGAGGAGCCCAGCGAGCATCCCCCACTCCTGCTTCCTTTGTCACGTGCAGCTACTACCAACAGCAGTAGCATGAGCACCAGTCTGAGTAGGGGAAGCAGCAGCAAGTGGGATGGAGATGGTGAAGAGGAGGAACGATCTATGTCAGCTACTTGCACCCTGGTGGAGATGCATGACCCGCCACTGCTCATAGACACACGCCGCTTGAGCAGGGCTAGTAAGACGAGCAGCAGTAGAGCCAGGTCTGATGACTTGACCGTGTAG